A window of the Phaseolus vulgaris cultivar G19833 chromosome 5, P. vulgaris v2.0, whole genome shotgun sequence genome harbors these coding sequences:
- the LOC137834132 gene encoding uncharacterized protein, whose translation MSPILFTNDDFKTIDTRHDDPMVVTIEVANFVIMKTLIDQGSSMDILYWKTFKKMGLPLDTVVYFNEQIVGFSRERVDTRGYIDLDTKFGEGNECCKTIRVRYLLVDAESSYNILPGRPSLNKLGAIVSTPHLAMILMEEAPSPIH comes from the coding sequence ATGTCGCCTATTCTTTTCACTAATGATGACTTTAAAACTATTGATACAAGACATGATGATCCTATGGTGGTGACCATTGAAGTAGCCAATTTTGTAATCATGAAAACGTTGATAGACCAAGGGAGCTCTATGGACATCCTTTACTGGAAAACCTTTAAGAAAATGGGTTTACCCTTAGATACGGTGGTGTATTTCAATGAGCAAATAGTCGGATTCTCGAGGGAGAGAGTAGACACTCGAGGATACATTGATCTAGACACAAAATTTGGTGAAGGCAATGAATGCTGCAAAACTATAAGAGTCAGATATCTACTGGTGGATGCAGAATCCTCGTATAACATTCTTCCAGGAAGGCCATCCCTCAACAAGTTAGGGGCAATAGTGTCGACTCCACATCTCGCAATGatattgatggaagaggccccatcaccaatccattga
- the LOC137834133 gene encoding uncharacterized protein, giving the protein MQALTQLLERIMKQQSDGLHKRLDQMEQAQQVNPENRGGDRRRRRENDGEQRTLRIDEIKLNIPTFNGKSDPNAYLEWEIKVEHVFACNEYNEEHKMKLAATEFSHYALTWWNKYQRERIRYEEPMVNTWTEMKRIMRKRYIPASYNRDLQLKLQRMTQGNRSVEEYFKEMEVTMIIAGKNEENEAIMARFLNGLNHDIRDVVELQEYVDMKELLHKANQVEQQLKRKGIMRSSNNNKNFNWKDKAMKDKGVPSSSFTSSSGKSPHRYSNSPPKRKTSEVKCFKCLGRGHYASECPIKKNMISLSKTQIVSEPSSEEEKEEVEVELDTLEGDLLMIRRLMGSKMQALDQTQRENIFHTRCSIQGKICSLIVDGESCTNVASSRLVTKLNLETKPHPRPYKLQWLSKDGEMTVSKQVEVHLTIGQYNDNVLCDVVPMEATHILLGRPWQFDTKAIHDGFTNKISFMQNNKKIILKPLSPREVCEDQIKLREKRVQEKREMSETPKQSKSETLKKRETHERKMSGLLKVNEVKKLLLSSKPLYLPYCKNNTLVANHSNQINFLPSVDSVLQEIQTQVEELMNKGWVQEPMSPCVVPVILVPKNDGYWRMCTDCRALNNITIKYKHHIPRLDDLMDELYGGCIFSKIDLRSGCQQIRIRNENEWKTVFATKYGLYD; this is encoded by the coding sequence ATGCAAGCCTTAACACAACTCTTGGAAAGGATAATGAAACAACAAAGTGATGGACTCCATAAGAGGTTGGATCAAATGGAGCAAGCACAACAAGTAAATCCAGAAAATAGAGGGGGAGAtaggaggaggagaagagaaAATGATGGAGAACAAAGAACTTTGAGAAttgatgaaataaaattaaatattcccACATTCAATGGGAAAAGTGATCCTAATGCTTACTTGGAGTGGGAAATTAAAGTAGAGCATGTGTTTGCTTGCAATGAGTATAATGAAGAGCATAAGATGAAGTTGGCAGCAACTGAATTTTCACATTATGCCTTAACTTGGTGGAATAAATACCAAAGGGAGAGAATTAGATATGAGGAACCCATGGTGAACACTTGGACAGAAATGAAAAGGATTATGAGGAAGAGATATATTCCAGCAAGCTACAATAGGGATTTGCAACTCAAACTTCAAAGAATGACTCAAGGGAATAGAAGTGTGGAGGAGTATTTTAAAGAGATGGAGGTGACCATGATTATAGCtggaaaaaatgaagaaaacgaAGCAATCATGGCAAGATTTTTGAATGGATTGAATCATGATATTAGGGATGTTGTGGAGCTGCAAGAGTACGTTGACATGAAAGAGTTGTTACACAAGGCTAACCAAGTAGAACAACAACTCAAGAGGAAGGGAATCATGAGGAGttctaacaataataaaaatttcaattggAAGGATAAGGCGATGAAGGATAAAGGAGTTCCCTCAAGTTCATTCACATCTTCAAGTGGGAAGTCACCTCATAGATATAGTAACTCACCACCTAAAAGGAAAACAAGTGAGGTAAAATGTTTCAAATGCTTGGGAAGAGGACATTATGCTTCTGAATGtccaataaaaaagaatatgatCAGTTTATCAAAGACACAAATAGTCAGTGAACcttcaagtgaagaagagaaggaaGAGGTAGAGGTGGAGTTGGATACATTGGAGGGTGATTTGTTGATGATTCGAAGGCTTATGGGAAGCAAAATGCAAGCTTTGGACCAAacccaaagggaaaatattttccatactagATGTTCCATTCAAGGGAAAATATGTTCACTCATAGTTGATGGAGAAAGTTGCACCAATGTAGCTAGCTCAAGACTAGTTACCAAATTGAATTTGGAGACAAAACCGCACCCAAGGCCATACAAGCTTCAATGGCTTAGTAAAGATGGAGAGATGACAGTGAGTAAGCAAGTGGAGGTGCACCTAACCATAGGACAATATAATGATAATGTCTTGTGTGATGTGGTTCCAATGGAGGCAACTCACATTTTGTTAGGGAGGCCGTGGCAGTTTGACACCAAGGCTATTCATGATGGTTTCACCAATAAAATCTCTTTCATGCAGAATAATAAGAAGATCATTCTCAAACCCTTATCTCCCAGAGAGGTGTGTGAGGATCAAATCaaattgagagaaaagagagtccaagagaaaagagagatgagTGAAACACCTAAACAAAGCAAGAGTGAAACACTTAAAAAGAGAGAAACACATGAGAGAAAAATGAGTGGATTACTGAAAGTGAATGAAGTGAAGAAGTTGCTACTTTCTAGCAAACCTCTTTATTTACCTTATTGCAAAAATAACACTTTGGTTGCTAACCATTCTaaccaaattaattttcttcctagtgttgattctgttttgcaggaaaTCCAAACTCAAGTTGAAGAATTGATGAACAAAGGATGGGTACAAGAGCCCATGAGCCCATGTGTTGTTCCAGTAATTTTGGTGCCTAAAAATGATGGTTATTGGAGGATGTGCACAGATTGCAGAGCACTCAATAACATTACCATTAAGTATAAACACCATATTCCCAGGTTAGATGATTTAATGGATGAATTGTATGGTGGttgtatattttcaaaaattgacTTAAGAAGTGGTTGCCAACAAATTAGGATTAGGAATGAGAATGAATGGAAAACTGTCTTTGCAACAAAATATGGATTGTATGACTAA